The Rhinolophus ferrumequinum isolate MPI-CBG mRhiFer1 chromosome 2, mRhiFer1_v1.p, whole genome shotgun sequence genome includes the window AGGTGAAACCCCAGTGGCTTCATTGGCTCTTTGATTTAAACCACGCCCGGCTTTCTGCCCGCTTCGCTGCAGCTGGGCCAGGCGGCCCAGCCACAACCCAGCCCCGTGCGCAGGGAGCCCGGGCTGTTATTGTGTGGATGCCGCGGTGAACTCTCTTCTCTTGCAGAGATGGCTAACAGGGGCCCGAGCTACGGCTTAAGCCGAGAGGTGCAGGAGAAGATCGAGCAGAAGTATGACGCGGACCTGGAGAACAAGCTGGTGGACTGGATCATCCTGCAGTGTGCGGAGGACATAGAGCACCCGCCCCCCGGCAGGGCCCATTTTCAGCAGTGGTTAATGGACGGGACGGTAAGCACGGAGAGATCTCGTGGCTGGGCTGCGGGCAGGCAGACCTCCCAGGGCCTTCTCTTTTCACGTGAGGCTGCTGCTGCCAAGCTCTGTGTCTCCCGGGGTGGGAATGAAAATGGCTTTCTTTCTTCCGGGTAGCAAACTCTGGGCTCCCTGCACAATTCCCTAGCTAGTTCAGAGGATTCTCCACCCATTGGAGCATCGCAGCCTCCTTCTGAGTTGCTGGCAAATCTGAAGCCCTTTTGCTTTTTCCAGTGAGAATAGAGATAAGTATTTCCTTGAGACCTCTCCAACCTTTTTGGTGCATCAGCTCATCTGGGGCCATTCGTTCCCCAGGGGAATCGGTTGGTTTTACATAGTAAaacaaaggggtgggggtggggggacctaACCACCATCCTCCCAAGAACCATGCTCCATGGGATGCTCACTGTCTGTCTGTTGAATGGAGAGGTTCTCAGGAAACTGAAGGGAATCCTTAATAGATAACTGCTTTTCTGACCAGATTATCCTGTGTGTTTGGGGAATGGAGGACTGCAGGTTCTGCCGATTCAAACAAGCCCATCTTTCTCCTGCAGGCTGTGATTAACTGTTGTTACATAACTGCTATCCCACGCTTCTCTTGGGTTGCCCAGGACTTGGGTTATAGATATCTAGGAGGAAGGTACTCAGTTCAGTTCTTGCACACATCATTAACACATATGGGATGAGTTATTCAATAGGAGCCTGATCCGGATCTgtctttgaaagaagaaataatattagaCTCTATCATTTGACTTCCCCGGGCTCCACTAGCTCATACCTGCATTGCAAGTCTGGAATCATGACCTGGTCCCTGCACATCATTCCCTACCTGTAAACATTCTTTCCTTCAcccagaaaaaggaagggaggagcaAGGTGGGAAAGGGGTTCCCAGGCAATTGGACTCTCTGTGGTCAGCAACAGCCCTGGGAATGGGGTTGCCTGGGTCTTCAGGGTTTGATGTGGGAGCCTAGCCACCCAGCCTAGAACCCATGCCTTCCCGGGGCCCAAGATTTGCCTGTGTCCAAACCTGTAAGCAGGGACCTGCGGGGACTAGGATTCACTTTGCATTAGTGACCCGGAGATACAAAGGGAAACATTGATTatgtccttcccttccccccttcaGGTCCTATGCAAGCTAATAAACAGTTTATACCCACCCGGACAAGAACCCATTGCCAAGATCTCAGAGTCCAAGATGGCTTTTAAGCAGATGGAGCAAATCTCCCAGTTCCTAAAGGCTGCGGAGATCTATGGCGTCAGGACCACCGATATTTTTCAGACTGTGGATTTGTGGGAAGGTAAACAGCCCTGTGCCTTTGGGAttgttctcccctccccctcccattgCCCATCTCTTTGTGAAAACTGCTCACAGTGTTCTTCCCTGTGCCttccggtgtgtgtgtgtgtgtagaggggggAGGGTTACCAGCTGTCACCCCGGGGGGCGCTGTTAGCCTCCCCTTTGTGATGTTCTATTGAAAGGGGTATCTTCCTCTAAGGGAATGCACACCCCACGGCACAGCGGGGACCTTAGCAAACTAAGGAGTAAACAGAAGCCTCCATGGAGAGAAAGTTAAAATGGTTACGTGGATGCCTTTCATTCCTGCTACCCCTCCCACAATGTACGGTTTCTGAACAAATGATAGCTACTGGAGGAGAGTGGGGGGATGAGTGTGTGTCTGACTCATCAGCAGCACCGCTCATAGATCCACCTggtgcaattttattattcaatctGAGAAATAAATAGCACCCCAACTGTTTATTAAAGTATTATCTGGGAGCTTTAGTGACTCTACTTTCCAGATATGCATTCTCTCAGAGACAGTGACAGACGATTGTTTCTTTCACATTTGTGAGTTGCCTTGATTAAGAAATCTTAAGAGgcataaaaatcaaatcatatttcttaacatatttaataattcaCCGTAATTGGGGGGAAAGTATAGGAATGGAGACACTGCCAGAGAATTTGGGACCTACAGTCGTAGTGCTTCGTGTTCCCCTAAGCCCAAATGTAGGTGCCCACCCATGTAACTCTTCATACTAGGCCTGCCTGGGCATTGGGAGATACGGACCAGTCCAAGCAGGGTTGCCAGGTTGACTACTTTCTCATGCTCATTGTCATTGGCTGTCATCAGTGGCCCAACCAATAGGATACCTGGGGCAGTGACCCAAATGGTTCTGCTGACAGTGAGAATGAGGTAACTTTCCTGTGATTAATAGACAGTGGTGTTTTAAGGGACATTCAGATGATGGTTGACATAGATTTCTAGCAGAGGACCATTCTACTAAATAGTTTATAAAGAAACATTTGTATCCTTAATCCTCATACCCCCTGTGTGTCAGGCAGAAAGCCGGCATTCCCTGTTTCCTTCATAGATGAGTATGAAGTTCAAATCCTAAGCAGTTCAAATCCTAAGACAACAATCAGTTTTCCTTGGTTTTGCAATTACTTAGAAACTCAGGTATCCAGACCTTTAGTCCAGGCCACTGGCTTCAGGGACTCTTACCTCCAAATCCACAGGGAATGTCACAGTTGAGACTTGTTCCCTTCTTTTTAGATCAAAACTATGATGATTATCCCCGGCTAATAAAGATAGCTACTGCTTATTGACATTTTCCTATGTGCTAAGCATGATTCAAGTGCTTTAGTACATAATACCAATCAATTCTCTTAGAATTCTCTGAGGTAAGTGTTATTAActtgcccatttcacagatgacaaaactggaGCTTGCCCATGATTATGCATGTACATCATATGGCTACTTAGTAATAGCCGGGATTCAAGCCCAGGCTCTCTGATGCCAAAGAATAGGCCTTCACTAGTCTGCCGTGCCATGATTTGGCCAGTTATTGCCGTCATCTATACTATGAGCGTGCTGTTGAGTCATAATGGTGACTGATgagatgaagaggaggaggatgagtCAGGGCTGTGTGGGACTAAGAGTTAGAACCCCTGCACTAACTAGGGGATTTGTGTGAATGGAAGGGGCCCCATGAGGCCCCCCAAGTACCCAGGAAGTGGAGGACAAAGAAACTGGGTGGTGTGTGGGAGGTGTAGATCCCTAGAGTGCTTTCCTGTCTTTCCATTACTGAAGATACTTTGCTCGCCTTTCTTCTTTTTCCGAAAACCACGCAAATAAATGAACTTTACACCCCAGCAGTGCTGGCAGTGAGTGCGGAGGGGTGGAGGGAGCAATGGTCCCTGATAAATAGAGCAGGGAGAGGCGTATACTACCTGACTAGCCCTGTGTGTTAGATACCTCTTAGGGAAGAGGGAGGTTGAGAGGCATGAGTGTGATTAGCCTGAGAGAGGAGAGTGGACAAGTGGGCTCCAGGACAGGAAACTGCttctaggaaaacagaaaaaggcagACACAGAGAGGTCTCATCCCCAAGGCAGAAAGAGCATTAGACTTTAAAGCAAATAAGGAAGGAAACCCGTACTAAGGATGCTGTGGCTGACCTGCTATAGGTAGGTTATGCAATAGGTGGGGGTAGCTTGCCACAGGAAAGCAGATGCTTAGCAGTAGCCAAATGGCCCCAGGGTCTGGTAGCCCCCTCTCTGGACGCCCCTCCTGAGGACTGAGGTTCAGGGAGAGTCTAAGTGTTGGAGTGGGTACTTGGTGTCCCCCAGGATCACTGTCTGAATCTCAGTCCAGAGCTGGTTACCATGTAATGGAGCCAGAGGTTGCTTTGAgcaaagaaagggggagggaCAGTGGCCTTGAGCAAGCCCAGCAGTGAGACCCACAGTACGGAACATGGATTGAGAAAGAGGCTGGATCCTTTCTGTAAGAGCTGTCGGTCACTCCTGAGTTTGGGGATGAGTATGCTGGAATCAGAGGAATACCTCAAGGCAGGGTtggtgtgtgtctatgtgtgtgtgagtgtggacATGTTTGTACATACAGCTATTGGACCAAACATTTGCTCAGCTAAGTGTCACAGTCGCCCTGTGGTAGTATTCTATACCCTGACTGTGATTTTCAGtatattcccattcatttttGATTCTTTGCTTGTGATTGTGGTGGCTATGGCTGCTGTGGGTACCACCCTCCTTGCCCGAatacttctcttcctcctctgctggAATTTTATGCTCAACAGCTCTCAGCCCCCCATTTACCCTGCATGGCATCTTTCCAAATAAAGCTCTGCTTGCCCACAGCTGCCCAGTGACTTCATGCTGTATTATGTTGCAGACCCATAAAGCTGCAGGAACCCAGGCTTGCCAAATGCCTTCTCATTTAGGCTTCTGTTATCTAGACAGGCAGAGGCCCCAGATGTACCCACTATCCTGAAATCCCTTTTAGATGCAATGTGAAATGTTTGGAATGGATTTGGGGGCAACCAGAAGGAAAGGTTCAGGGGCTTTCAGAAGAAATCCAGTGCTGAATGGTCCAGAAAATAACCCAACCATAGGGATATTACAGACAAAGTACTGAAGCTCCCCTGGGAGGAAGCTGGAGTGAGCATTTCCTTTCAGTAATGGGAAAAGAGTCAGGGCCACTTAGAGCAATGGGAGGGGACTGGGCAAATATTTCTCTTGGATGAGTAAGATGAATGAATGCCTGGTGTATGCCATGTGGGCCTGAAGGGCCATCTCAGCTGTCTATGCCTCAGGAGAGCGAACTGGAGGTAGGCTTCAGCATCTTTTGTTTGGAGGAGGTAAAGGGAAGAGCAAGGAGAGGtaggtgtgtgtgagagagagagaacctgtgAGAGCTGGTGAGTGTGCTGGTCCGGCAGACTCCAGAATGCTTATCCTGGAAGGTCGTCAAGTACAGACTCTTGAATCAGAAACTAGACTGCGTGGCTCGTATCTCTGCTCCATCACTTACCAATGAACTTTTCTACGTTTTGATTTTCTCAGCTATAATGAGATCTATCTCACAGGGATGATATGGGGAGTAAATGAGATCATGCTTTAGAATTGCTTAATAGAGTACAGTAAATGCTGGtaatataaaaattaccattGTTATTGGCATGTCGTTTTTTAAGACTAATGGAAAATGAGGCATAGGAGCAAGGCAGGAAAGGCACGTATTCTGTCTTGGAATAAATGGAGTTCATTAATGGCTTCACCCAGAAGCTGGTAGGGTTGCCTGCATGACCTTTGCCCTCTCTGTCATCTCTCATATCTTCACCACATCTACCATTCCCCAGTACAGAGAGGCCAGCTTCAGGGGTCCCCTTATTGACTCTTTCCACCTCTTGGTCATTGCTTTCTTGATGTCTTTCCCCATAATGTATTGCTTTGCCAATTCCAGACCCAGAAGATCTTGGTGCAGTGGAAAGAGCATGGGTTTTGGAGCCAAGTAGATGGGTTGAAACTCTTCTTTAGCTACatcctagttgtgtgaccttgctTAAGCTGTTTAGCTTCTCAGAGCCTCAATTCTCGCCTCTGTAAACAGGTCTGACACCTCCTTCAGAGAGttcttgtaaggattaaatgggTAAAATGCCTAACACAATGCATGGCTAATAGACACCTAATAAGTGCTGGCTTCTTTCCCCTATTGGAAGTCTATCAGCAACTAACCTTTTGGGTTCCTTTGCATAACTATGTGGCGAGCATACGACATGTAGAATTCTAGAATGTCAGAGCAGGTAAGACTCAAAGATCAATCAAATCTGATCACTCTTAGTAATTCTACTGATGAGAGTCCTGGACACATGGTTTTGTCATTCTtccctgttccctctccctgatGAATGGGAGTTATGGAGAAGGTGTGGTTTTACATCAGGGGTGGAATGCCTGGAAGGTCCAAATATATTCTCTGGGGAGGTGTCACTGTATGTATCATTCCTCAacagcagagaaggaagagatttcACCCAGTCTGAGAGATATTTTGGGATACTGTGAGGTTCCTGTAGTGACCTGAGACATCACAGATGCCTCCAGCTTGAAGCTTCCTTTTCTGTAAGAACAGCCTTCACACCATTTATTCCAAGTGTTGCTCACAATTGTGTTTGGCTTGTTTCCCCTccggcagtggttctcaaactccaATGTGTGTTGGAATCACGAGATAGGATTGTCAAAACACAGGTTGCTGGGCCTCAGCCCCAGAGTTTCTGAGGTATTAAGTGTGGGCGAGGgcctaagaatttgcatttcttttttttaaccaattcaCAGGTGATGCTGCGTCTGCTGGTCTGGGAACCCCACTTTGAAATCCACTGCCCGAGGGAGTTTCTCCAGGGAGGGAAGCAACAAAAATTCATAACACCCACAGTGGAAGCCCAGCCTATCCTGTGACATTTCTCCCTTGATTATAACAATATGTCCTCTACCATGAGTGGAAAATTGGGGGCTATGCCTAAGTCATTACTCAGGGAAATAAGAAATAGttgattcatccattcattgCTTTCTCTGTAAATCTCAGgcagataaaaaaaacaaaaacaaaaacaaaaacaaaacaacagtatTCCATGAGTAACAAAAATGAGTTGAAActcatttttatgtaatatgaAAGTAGCCCTGAAGCAAGGAGTTTAGACTGTaagattgatttttaatattgaaagtaGAGTATCCAACCTGACTTTACCCACGCATATGACTTatctctgccttttttctttctctttactgttctgtgttgtgtttgtgtgtttgtttgcttgtttgtttgtttgtttgaaagaCATGCATAGGATAtcatgaaagtaataaaaaaaattttaagagaacaaATCCTGTTCAAGTATCTTTATGGTAATGGTACTCAAACTCTATGGGCATTAAGAATCCCTGGTTTGGGACAGGGGTCCTTATAATGCAGAAGTCTTGGCTCTACTCCCCAGAGATTATCATTCAGTAATTTACAGTATAAGGCCACTCGTGGGGAAACATTGTTTTATGATAATGCAGGAAACAGGGAACATTCTATTCTCAAGTGAAAATGTCAGCTGCTAGATGAGACGCTGTCTGAGAAGGTTTACCTGGTGAGACAGGGCAGCTGCTGTGCCGCCATCTTTTTTTTACAACTTCAAGTTCTGATATTAGCTTCCTCCTGTGATGGGGGCGGGAAAGTTCCAGGTAGCCTGATTAAAATTCCAAGCTGTTAGTGTACATTTGGCCTCTCTGCTTTCATGTGTCACTACTCTTCTTATGTCTGGTGGTCTCGTTTTTAGATTGCCACCAGGACTCAGTCTCATTTCTGTTCTCCAGCATCTAGAAAATTTCTAGCACCtagttgatatttttctttcttttttttttttttcttggaagaatATCCTTgagcagtggttttcaagctGTCTTGCCAAAATATTTAGGGGTAGCTTTCAGGGAACAAAGAGATTCCAAGCTGCCAGGCCTCTGAGCTGACTCCCAACTTGGATCAGAGCCTTTCTAATTATTGATTTTGCAATTTGACTTTGGGAGATATCTCTTAAGGAAGGAGTTAATGCTTAACAAATATTGCTTAGTATTTACCACGTCAgccattgtgatttttttttttttaatggaaaaccaAAGAATTAGAGCAGTGCTTCCCTATCCAATCTGGCTGCATCGGAGTTATCTCAGGAGACTGTccccaaatctgaatttttaagaCCCTCAGGTAATTCTGATGATCAATCTAGTTTGGGAGTCACCAGGTGAAACCCATGTTTCTCAAACTTGCCTGAGGGCATGTATCACCTGGGgagctaattaaaaatataaactcccAGGCTGAGTCAGTCTCTCTGGGCAATGACCTcaaatttcatagttttaaagGAGATCCCCCTATGTCGTCCCATAAATCATCCAAGAAGCTTGGGGAATCCTGCCATGAAGCAGGCTTTGTTCTAGGCAGATGGTACACTTGCTTGTGACACAAGCAGTTTAGCTTTCGTTGCTTTCTACCGGACTCACTTCAGAGATCTTCCTTAATCTCACTGTTCCtttagacatttaaatttttgaccCCTAGTTACAGGAATCAGCCCCCACCAATGTCCCCTTTCCACTAAACAGCACTTGATGCAGGCTTTTGAACTGGCAAGAAAAGTGAGGCTGCAAAGAGACCCTCTCTCCATTTTGTCAGCCTAAGAGTGCTGGAATTCTTCACAGGAATATCTATTAGAAAACTAATCAGACATGACAAGAAAACAAGCTAGACATGAACTGGTTGCAGAGACAGATTTCTGTGTATTATGTTATTTAGAATCTTGACAATAATTGATTTGATCGGCACACCTATGGGGGACTCTAGGTCTCAACTACTTTTTCCTGCTTTAATCTTACTTGGGTTGAGACCTGGAGAAATTATTCCAGACAAAAACACTAGACTTACCAAGCGCCATTCGGGGTTGGTGCCCTGATCTTGTGGGGCCCAAGAATTGTGGCCCAGTTTTATCCTCCCAGTGCATTCCCTCTGGCCTGGCACTGAAGCAGCTGTTGCCAACCTTCAGATCATCCCTGATCACTGAGGCGTGTGCCTCCCCAAGCAGCCAGCGACGGGGACCCATGGGAGATGGCAGGGTAGCCTAGTGGACTGTTTGTGGGCTTTGCATTCAGACACCTGAACTAGAGCCGGGCCCTGCTTTACTTGTTGGGTGACTGGCCTGTTAATTAACTTCCCTGAACTAGTTCCCCATCCACATATTGGGAGGAATAATATCAATTACATGCGGTCAATGTCATGTATAATTAAGTGTCTGGCTTATCATTTATATCAAATCACTTGCCTTGCGAACTTTCTGAAAGAAAACTCTTCCAATTTGTTGCTGTCTAatgcctccctccccagcttcTTCTGCACCAATCGTGCAATCGCTTCCTTTTCCACTGTCGGGGATGAGGGTGGGATGGTATTTATAGTTCTAGGTTCCTAGATTTCTTAGGTTTAACTTAGAAACTTTGTTCACTCCATCCTTTCTGGATTCATGTAGTAGATACATTTGCCAGCGACTTGTGAAGGAGGCCAGGTCTGTGGTTAACAGAGCTTCTTGCTTCCTCACCCACGGCTCCAGGGGAATGTCTGTGGCTGAGTTGCTAGGTGTCAGACTCCACATTCCCCCAGAACCTGGACATATCAGACCCACTCTTTCCAATCGTCAGAAACAGATTTCCAGGGTGTCATTTGTACAGAGTGGAGATGAGTGATATGCCCTAACCTTCCTAAGCCTCCCTGTGCTTAATCATTTCTCTAGCTTCTCTTTAATGACTCACTACTGAAGAGCgaactctctcccttcctcttcccagaGTGATCCTTCAGAATGTCATCACTACAGGTCTATTTAAAAACAGTTTCCAAGTATCCTGTCATACAGTGACAGTGACAGAAATGTTTTTATCTGTGGAAGAGAAGAATCATTCTAATAACTATTTCTCTTTCGTCTCTCTTAATTCTCAGTATTTCTTGTGCCCTCCTCCTTCCATGTGCTGCCAAGATTCTCCATGTTCCACCACCCCAGCTATCCCTTGAGTCTGAGGACTGCCCCCCTGAGAGCATTTCATCCCTGTATCCATTAACCAATCCCACGGGATCCAGGAAATTGGCCCATAGTTAATGGGATggaggagagagatgagggaagaaggatctgctgtctctctctcatctttgaATAAATGTGCATCCTGAACTGGACTTCCTCTGTGGGCCttaattgcttattttattgGCATTATACTTCATTTTCACTTTCCATCTGCCTTTCCTCTGTAATTCTGTATTTCCTAGTGACTGGGCTGCATCAGCCAGGCTGGAGAGACCGCAGATCACTCAGTCTAAAGAGAGCATTTGAACAGTTGCCCTTAGTTTTCCAGCTCCCCACCAGGCTGAATGCTGCCCTCCTTTCTAACCCTATGCCTTTAGCTTTTGCACTCCACACTTGTGTCTTGCATGGCTTTCGATCTGGTTCTAAATTGCAGGCTAACCATACAGTAGCATCTTTCCCAGTCCAGACCATGTCAGTCAactggaagggaggaaaggagaaagcatGGGAGGAACAGGCTAATTTGTAGGGTCCAGTTGCCTTCTCTGTGGGTTAAGGGTCGCTGGGCTCCTCATAAAACAGTGCTTTCCCTCCTGTGATGTGAGGGGCACATCACACATTTCTCTTTATCCtcatctttttcttcatcttcttcattgTCCTTCTtcaccctcttcctcctccctctctctctctgtctctgtctcgcTCTCTTtctgtcgtgtgtgtgtgtgtgcgcgcgcacacacacacacacacacacacacacacagcccagttATTTATTCTCTCCTTTTAGCTCCTTTCAAGCAGCACAAAGTAAAGGGCCTATCATTTGTGTCATATTGAGTGCTTTCTCTGTTgatttgcttttcttcacttgTCAGGCTTCCAAAAGTCCAAATAACCAAGTGAATACTCAATTTGATGCACATGGGTGATTTTAGACCCTTTTAAACAGATAAAAGAGAGAAGCCACTTGGAGTTTGTTGCAGCTAATCCATCTAACCAACTCTTCTCtagtttccctttctctttcctgtcctGCAGTCCACCACACCAGCCTACCCACAGGGCTTCCCCTTAACACAGCCCACAGAACCCACTGAGGCCAGTCCTCTGCTCAGGACAGGGACCTACCTATATCTGAGCTGTTAAGTGTTTGGGATGTGTTATTCATACAGCAACTCTGAATGGATTAGAAACTGGGCATTTCTGGTATGTGCCATATAGAGACGAATGAGCCAGGtgattttttgttcctttctgagAGATTTTGCTATGGTTGTGTTTGGGCCACTTTGGGAAGCATTTGCTGTCCCTGTCCCCTGAATGTGATTGCCTGCAGCGTCTTATCAGAACTTCCTTCCCAGAGGTCCAACCCCATCCTTCCAGATTCCTTCACCATGACATATGCTGGGCTTTAATCTCTCTGTTGGTTTCCAGGGAAGGACATGGCAGCTGTGCAGAGGACTCTGATGGCTCTTGGTAGTGTCGCAGTCACCAAGGATGATGGCTGCTACCGGGGAGAGCCATCCTGGTTTCACAGGTAAAAATCCCTTCTCAGGGCTCTGGGGCAGAGGACGATTTTAATAAGAGGTTGCATCTGAAGCCTTGTAGCTCCCCAGAGGCTAGTTCAACACAAAGCCAAAGCCTCTAGGCACAAGCACTCTTGGCCCCACAACTGAGTTCCCCCAGAGCAAGGAAAGACCGACGCTGATGTTCAGGCCAACACCCCACCCAGAGCAGAAGTGGCGGGGCCTTCCCTGTTTGACAGCTGGATCCTCCAACCCTGCCCAGGTTCTGTTTCTCCT containing:
- the TAGLN3 gene encoding transgelin-3, giving the protein MANRGPSYGLSREVQEKIEQKYDADLENKLVDWIILQCAEDIEHPPPGRAHFQQWLMDGTVLCKLINSLYPPGQEPIAKISESKMAFKQMEQISQFLKAAEIYGVRTTDIFQTVDLWEGKDMAAVQRTLMALGSVAVTKDDGCYRGEPSWFHRKAQQNRRGFSEEQLRQGQNVIGLQMGSNKGASQAGMTGYGMPRQIM